A section of the Clostridiaceae bacterium genome encodes:
- a CDS encoding nitroreductase family protein: protein MEANLDLLFTRRSIRKYTDQKIPDELIKIILAAGMAAPSAGNEEPWEFIVVDEREKMIAITEVHPYSAMLRNASHCIITCANPAKFKYPEEYWIQDCSAATQNMLLAANGLGLGAVWLATFPKMDRVEGVRRIFAIPPEIIPVSMISLGYPAEKKAPKKGCNEALIHWNKY from the coding sequence GTGGAGGCTAATCTCGATTTACTGTTTACCCGCAGGAGCATCAGGAAATATACCGATCAAAAGATTCCCGACGAGCTGATAAAAATCATTCTTGCGGCGGGCATGGCTGCCCCCTCGGCAGGCAATGAAGAACCTTGGGAATTCATTGTAGTTGATGAGAGGGAAAAGATGATCGCAATCACAGAAGTTCATCCCTATTCAGCCATGCTGAGAAATGCCAGCCATTGCATCATTACTTGTGCCAATCCCGCAAAATTCAAATATCCTGAAGAATACTGGATTCAGGACTGTTCAGCAGCCACCCAGAATATGTTATTGGCGGCAAACGGACTGGGACTCGGAGCTGTCTGGCTGGCTACTTTTCCGAAGATGGATAGAGTTGAAGGAGTAAGAAGAATCTTTGCAATTCCCCCGGAGATAATTCCGGTCTCCATGATTTCCCTGGGTTACCCGGCGGAAAAGAAAGCCCCGAAAAAGGGCTG